gccggcCCCGGCCGGGTCCCGGGACGCAGGCGAGCCGCGGCGCTGGGGCCGGGGGTGGCCGCGGCGGGTCCGGAGCGGTCTCAGCGGCAGAGGATCCGGTCGGCAGCGGGCATGCAGGGAGCCTGCGGGAAAGGGGGGCGAAGCGGCCGGTCAGTGCTGGtcggggcggccccggggaggggggaaggggcagggggaaggcgcacccccggggaggggggtccGGGGAccgcggccgggcccggcgggagagcggggccgggccggtgccgccgggcgcggggggcgcgCACTCACCTCGGGGGGgtccccggcggcggcggggcgggggggcccgcgctgcagagccagctgcagGTCCCAGATGTAGTCGATGAcgtgctgcagcagctccactTTGGAGACCCGCCGGTGCCGCGGCAGCGTCGGCACCAGCGCCCGCAGCCGCGAGTAGCAGCCCTTCATGTCGTACAGCAGCGCGGCGGCCGCCTGCTCCGCCGCCCCCGGGGAcgcccccgggcccggcccgcagcgAGCGGCCTCCCCGGGCCGCACCGCCTTCAGCGCGCCGCCGGCGCCCGCGGGCAGCGGcgagggggcggcggcggcgaccTTCATGgcgaggggcggcggggcgcgaCGGGCGGCGACGGGACCCTGCGGGCGGACGGCCGAGCGCGCACCCCGCCGCGCCAATTATAGAGCGCCGCCGACGGGGGGGCGGGGCTGCGAGGAGAGCCGCGGCCAATGGCGGCGCCGCGGGGGCGGGGacggccccgcccgccccatTCATGCGGCCCCGAGGCGCCGCGCCTTAAaggggcagcggcggggagagggcggcggggggcttGGGCTGCGGCGCGGGGGACACCGGGGGTGCGGGGGCTACCGGGATGCGGAGCGCCGGCGGGCGCTGTCCGCCCCGGCACCTTCCCCGCCATCAACGTGGGTAGTTGTCCCGCgggctccctgcagcccccgcttcccctccgctccccggggctccccgcagccccccggggtcccccgcagcccccccgggcccccccgctgcccggctccccccctgccccctccaggcgcccggcccccccgcactccccgggccccccgccgcccccccgcccccccggcggCTCAGACCGTTAGACGCCAGGGCCGTGACGTCACCCATTCATAAAACCCCGCGCGCTGTCAGCGCGGCGCCTCGCGGGCGGTGCCCATGGCGacgggggcggggcggggggggcacctgcagcccggcccgggggcACCGGCACCCCCGCGGGGACACCGGGACCCTCGCGGGGACACGGgcgcgcccccccgcccccggcgctGTCTCCCCTGCCCCGGGGTCACCCCGCTCGCACCCCGGTACCGGGGCTGAAACCTCCGCGGAGGCGGCGGCTGCCGCGGCGGGGGGGTCTCCAGGCGTGGGTCCAccgggggggcgggcaggaggcggcggggggggctgggTGCAGCTCGCGTGGGGTCCCGCGGGGCCGTGGGCTGCGAGCGCCGTCCCGCCGCGGAGGGGGGGGGACGGGAGGGGGTCCCGCCGGTGCGGCTGCAGCCTCCGAGGCCGAAAGCCGGTCCCTGCCCTGAAGGGCCTCCGACCTGGGCGGTCGTTACCGGCGCTGCGCGTTACCCCCGCACCTGCGCAGGCAGCCGCGAGTGCGGGGGGGCCCCGCAGGACCCCGGCCCCCGCAGGACCCCGGGCTTCGCGGGGCAGCGCTGACGAGGACCCCCCGAACGGGACGACACGGGAGAGCAGCGAGcagggggggagcggggagagctGCGGCCGCTGAGGCAGGACACGGTCCCGGGTGGGCGTGCGTGTGCGGGCACAGGCAGACACGCGGGCACGTGGGTGTGAGCGCGGGTGCGCACACGTGGAGGCGCAGACGGATGCGTGGACATAGGCAAACGCACACATGCAGGAAGATGCACGCAGATACACAGACCTGTGGATGCACATGCGTGCACAAACACGTCCGTAAGTACACAGACGCACccgcacacagacacacatgtgCGCACGGAGGCACGCGTGGATGAATGCACAAATACGCACACCTGCATGCACACCTATGCACtcccatgcacacacacgccCCACCTTGCACGCCGATGCATGTGCCTGGGTGCCGGAGCAGCCCCCCACGCACCCCATCAGGCTGCGCCGTGGGGCCCGGCTGCGCCGCCGCATTGTTGGCCGCAGCAGGAACCCGCGCTGGGCTCTGCCATGAACAAAGCCGGTGCGGAGCCGGGGTACCCCGACAGCGCAGCTCCAGTgcaccccagccctgtgctgtgcTCAGCTGCCCGCCGCTCGCCCCGGGACGGCGCTGCCAGGGTGGGCTGCGCCGCTGCAGTGGCACTGCTGTGCTGGCACTTCATGGTGGCACGGCCACAGGGACAGCCGGGACACCTTGTGTCCTTCCTGGCCACGGAGCGTGTCACGTGGGACAGCCCCGGTGTGGGTGCAGGGGGCCACGGTGCCCTGCCCTTTGgggggggtgggctgggggccAGACCTTCCCATGCCCAGACATGCTCAGGGcggctgcagcctccccaggcGTGCAGGGAGCCAAAggcctcccctcctcttcctcccttgcggggggaggggggggcagcAATCCCGGAGAGCATGGATGGACTTTCAccctgccagcctggctggggggTGCTGCATCCCTCTATCCCTCCAGccctctgtccctccctctgtccctcctccctgtgtcccccatcCCGGTGCGGCAGCGGTTCCCAGGGTGGGCACGGCGCTGGGGTCGCCCCCTCCATTCAGGGCTCGGCGGAGGGCCTGGTGCTGCCCGGTTCCCACCGCGGCTCTCAAAGCTGCTAATTAGCCCCCATCTGGCAGCGGtggccgggccgcggcggggaggccGGGGACATTGTGCGCAGGAATGCCTTTCAGTGCCGCCGGCCGGCCGGGCGCCGCCAGCTGCGCCGCCAACAATGCACCACGGCTGGGACGAGCtggcccccgcgccccggcgAGCGCCCTGCCCGCGGCCCCGAGCACCGGCCACCCCGGGTGGTGTGGGGACCGGGATGGGCTTCACCACTGTGGCCAGTGTCGCGGCGCATGTGGCATGGCCGCCCCAGCTGCTGGTGGCCCCGGTCCCTGGGATGGCCCCGG
The sequence above is a segment of the Gavia stellata isolate bGavSte3 chromosome 20, bGavSte3.hap2, whole genome shotgun sequence genome. Coding sequences within it:
- the ID1 gene encoding DNA-binding protein inhibitor ID-1, which translates into the protein MKVAAAAPSPLPAGAGGALKAVRPGEAARCGPGPGASPGAAEQAAAALLYDMKGCYSRLRALVPTLPRHRRVSKVELLQHVIDYIWDLQLALQRGPPRPAAAGDPPEAPCMPAADRILCR